A region of Pongo pygmaeus isolate AG05252 chromosome 15, NHGRI_mPonPyg2-v2.0_pri, whole genome shotgun sequence DNA encodes the following proteins:
- the CBLN3 gene encoding cerebellin-3 translates to MLGAKPHWLPGPLHSPGLPLVLVLLALGAGWAQEGSEPVLLEGECLVVCEPGRAAAGGPGGAALGEAPPGRVAFAAVRSHHHEPAGETGNGTSGAIYFDQVLVNEGGGFDRASGSFVAPVRGVYSFRFHVVKVYNRQTVQVSLMLNTWPVISAFANDPDVTREAATSSVLLPLDPGDRVSLRLRRGNLLGGWKYSSFSGFLIFPL, encoded by the exons ATGTTGGGAGCCAAGCCACACTGGCTACCAGGTCCCTTACACAGTCCCGGGCTGCCCTTGGTTCTGGTGCTTCTGGCCCTGGGGGCCGGGTGGGCCCAGGAGGGGTCAGAGCCCGTCCTGCTGGAGGGGGAGTGCCTGGTGGTCTGTGAGCCTGGCCGAGCTGCTGCAGGGGGGCCCGGGGGAGCAGCCCTGGGAGAGGCGCCCCCTGGGCGAGTGGCATTTGCTGCGGTCCGAAGCCACCACCATGAGCCAGCAGGGGAAACCGGCAATGGCACCAGTGGGGCCATCTACTTCGACCAG GTCCTGGTGAACGAGGGCGGTGGCTTTGACCGGGCCTCTGGCTCCTTCGTAGCCCCTGTCCGGGGTGTCTACAGCTTCCGGTTCCATGTGGTGAAGGTGTACAACCGCCAAACTGTCCAG GTGAGCCTGATGCTGAACACGTGGCCTGTCATCTCAGCCTTTGCCAATGACCCTGACGTGACCCGGGAAGCAGCCACCAGCTCTGTGCTACTGCCCTTGGACCCCGGGGACCGAGTGTCTCTGCGCCTGCGTCGGGGGAATCTACTGGGTGGCTGGAAATACTCAAGTTTCTCTGGCTTCCTCATCTTCCCTCTCTGA